CGCTTGAAAATCTCCTATATAAGACAAAAAGGAAGTATAATGTTTCAACACTCAATTTATAGTAATTGATTTTAAAATACAAACACTAAAACAGTCGGTTGAAATCTAAGAAGACATCATAATAATTAAATTGTTTTAAACATATAAATTTTCCTAAATTTTTTTATTCATGTGCTGAGATATCTTACCAGATTTCACAAAGGCAGAAAAATCCCAGTTATATTACACATTTAATTGAAGTCTTAAATGTAAGGTAGAATTGCGTGTTTATTTAAATTTCATAATCACTTAAATTTTCTTTCTAAAATTAATTTCATGTATTTACTTGGATGATGGCACGTCCTTGATTTTCTTTTGTATAAAACTTGTGCATGAAATTTTAATCATATCAAGTTTAGTCGGACTTTGAAGTATAATCTTGACATGATACTAATTAGAGATTTGGATATTAAAACTGGTTATTTTAAGTTTATAAACACATAATGCGGGATTCTACTAAATAAACACGAATTAGCGATGAAAAGTTAAACATTAGAATTCGTCGTTGATCCTATTTAGCAATAAATTAGTaacaaattattaaaaaaaaattatagctaTGTACAATTTAGAACCGGATTAACAAAATAGCTATGTGCAATTTTTTTCCTCTCTAGTATTTGTTGTTAAATGAGATACGTGTATGAGACTAGTCAAAACTATAAATACTAATCTGAAAACGGTCATAAAAATCTCAATTTGATTCGATTATTGCCTTTGAAAAACTCCCATAAATTTTTTTTTGGTCCTAATGGAAAGAGAACTTATCTTattggaaaaaaataataatccaATCACAGTGTTTATTTCCCACTGAAACTTTATCCGCTTATAAACTTCTTGTTTTGTTATAATCTACTATCCACCCCTTGAGAAAATAGAATTTGCTTCAAATTAAACACCCCAAAACCCGGATATTTTATCCAATCTTAAAGTTATATATAATCATAATCTTTTACCATCTCTATTTTGCTCAGCGACTTGAGTAATCAAAACTACAACAAACTAATCTGACATTGTAAACACAGTCTTCAAAGATGAAGATCCCTACTTTTCTTCTACTAATCACTCTTTCACAATTAATCCTAAATCCAATCCTTTCATTCGCTAATTCCGCTTATCCCTCACCTTACGGTATCGAAACGACCACCTCGTATGAATCTACAGATTCCGACAACCTAATTCCTGTCCGTCGTGAAGTTTATGGTAACGGTCGGATTTTCGACATTACTCATCGAATGACACCTGATATGCCTTCATGGGGTTTAGAAGATGGGCTTGGCCAATTCTTGTGGTTGCCTAATAGTATGAAAAATGGGTCACTTGCTAATAACTCTGAGATGAAACTACCCACACACACTGGTACTCATATTGATGCTCCTGGTCATGTTTATGATCATTATTTTGATGCTGGATTTGATGTGGACACTCTTGACCTCGAAGTTCTTAATGGTAAGAATTAATTTCCATCTCTTTTTTTCTCCAGTAATCGCACATTAGTTTCTTTTAAGCACATAACTCGTAGTAGTATTATtagggtcgtttggtttgaggatAATTATTGGTGGGATTAGTTGACTTCCTTCTTGTTTAGTAGAAAAAGTATTTGAGgggtatttttgtcattttctttattttatccGGGATAACTATTCCCGGTATTATTATTCCAACATCGGGCAGGCATCGCTTATTCCAGGATGGATAACCAAATAAGGACTATTTATGCTTGTCTAGCATAGCAGACGACCACTTATTGTATTAGATTAACTGGTGAGCTGTTATCTCTTGGTTCCTTGACTATCTTGTGATTTGGTGTCTCCTTCACGTAAGCTTCTAGTCTAGTAACGGTCAATTTGAGGCACATTGTTGCACCTTGCATATATGTGTCTTGTAATTGATGGGGCTACGTGTTTGATGAATTTAGATAGCGATATTCAGCACGTTATTCTTGACCTCTGCTAGGGCAGCTACGTTTGAAAACTTTGTTTTGTTGTGAGCTCCTTCTGGAGATTGGTGCTCTTAGCGCAACTTGTACTTATTAAATATTTGTAGGGACCCAACTGTCAAGGTATCTTTGGAGGCATCCAAGGTATTGAATGTTAtccaaaacttttaaaaaaagcATCTTCTTGAAGAGAAGTCAATGTTTACCTAACGAAAATTTCACAAGAACTGCTATATCTACTATACTTGACCATATTGAAGTTTTCATTGCTAAAGTTCATGCCTTTTTTGGAAAGTAAGATGAGGGCTGTGTGTAAGTTGCTCGTATTAGCTGAGTTGCTGGCTGTAAGTACAATATCACTTGCTTTTTCATCACCTAATGATGCATACCCAACTGGATATGGTGATGAACCGGGTTCTTGTGTTGGATCTAGTGATGATTTGAGACCTGTGAGGAGAGAGGTGTATGAAGGTGGACAAATATTTGATATCACACACCAGTTCAATCCTAATACTCCTGTGGGAGATTCTGACGAAGGAATTGGACAGTTTCTCACTCTTTTGTCGAGCATGAAGAATGGCTCTGATTACAACTTTTCCGAATTGAGATTAGGCGTTCATGCTGGCACTCACGTTGATGCACCAGGACATGTGTTTGCCGATTACTATGATGCAGGGTTTGATGTTGATTCCCTTGACCTTAGAGTTCTAAATGGTATTAGCCCCAGAAATTCTACCTTTGATGGCATTAAAAACTTCTAGTTATATGATAGCTCTTGTGCTTTAGAAAAATGATTACTCATGTGCTTATTTTTAAATACTCATGGCTCTGATTAATTCTACTCATGTCTCTGATTATTTCTACACCGCATGGATTTTACTTGCTCTTTCAAATTGATCAGATATTGGAGACTGGAGATTAGGtcttaaaaaaacaatcattGGAAACAGTTTGAGACCTGGTCTAAGAATTAGAACATTTTGAAATCTATTTTCAGTCTTAATTACTTCTTCTGCTCCAGTTTATGAGATACTAATTTCCTTATTTCTCCTTTCCAAAGagaatgacacatttctatatttggaaacatcTAACTATAAACTTCTCATTTTGTATCTCACTATGAACTTCTCATTTTGTATCTCACGATGAACTTCACATTTTGTTCTTAATGAGAAGCTTTTATAGCTACACAAATGTTAttgcatgtttaagaccacaagtttcaataGTCTTATAACCACAAGTTGAAAAAATCTCCTCTTTTTATTTAAATTCCGTGCTgagtcaaactatgtcacataaattgaaatagagggagtatctTTTATCCTCTTTCGATAAAGATTTTATGACTATGATTCTAGAGTCTAAGGTATTGATATCCTCCCAGATGTCCAAGAGTAGCAGTATAGGCCAGTTTTGTATCTGGCAAACATTTGGTTctaatcaaattaaaaaaaagaggaagaagcTAGTAAACAACCTCATAGGAAGCCCTGAAACGTAAAGTCAGTTTCTTTGGTGAATCGTTgaccctccaaaaaaaaaaaaactgtttctTCTGTGACAGTCCATAGGCCTTATTTATGGCAAAGCTTTTCTCATTGCTGAGAAAAGGGAGAGAAGGAAAGGAAGAGTGTCTGTGTGGGTTGCATGCTGGGAGTTTATTCTTACTGCTACATACATTTATGGTATTCGTGTAAATCGTTTTGATTCTTCAGTAGATACAGTTAGTACCTAGCTTTTCTTGCTTCACGAGGCATATGTACTCAAATTTGATGCATTTTCTCTGACAGTATTTACGTTGATCCATTCATCTGAGATACACTCACATGATATTGTTCTTTTTAATGTTTTTCATGGAATAAAGAAATTTCCTTTCTTTGCTATCTTCTTTATTGGAAAGATACCTCCTACAAAGATCCTTAACATTTTGTTTTTCGTTTGACTGGTTGTAGTCCTTTTAAGGGTTTATTATTGATCTAGATTCTCTTTCCTTTTCAGAGTATGGCTTCCTGtctattttttattaaaattatttcttcactttttttttttaacagtaaATTATTTCTTCACTTTTACATACTGCCATACTGCTAATGTTTCTCCCTTTGTTAGTTTTTTAGCAGTTTGTATTAGTGTTTTATCTTTTTACAGTCAGTATTACCCATTTTCATGCATTAACGATGATGTCCTTCACTTGCTTTAACAGGTCCTGCATTGCTAGTTGATGTTCCGAGAGACAAGAACTTAACTGGTAAATCTCCCATCCCCACTCATGCTGAATGTCTCTAGGATGATAAACTCTCCTATTATTGGATCAATTATTCCACCTTATTGTCTTAAGTAGTTCTCAATTTGCCATCATATCAGTTGACTTGAAATTGTTGAGCTAAAACTTATGCTCTGTCTTTACCTTGCATACAATATGATATGTAACAACTATGAGGAAGAAATACTCTCTGAGATTTGAGTGGCAGACAAGAGTTGTTTGCATAAGTTTATTGGCTATATATGATCatacttttgttttcttttattcaGCCGATGTTATGCAATCCTTACATATCCCCAAGGGAGTCAAACGAGTACTTTTCAGGACACTAAACACTGACAGGTAATTTATAGCAGTATCTTAGAACTTTgcttgaaggggagccttggcgtaactggtaaagttgctgccatgtgaccaggaggtcacgggttcgagccgtggaaacagcctcttgcagaaatgcaaggtaaggctgcgtacaatagacccttgtggtccggcccttccccggaccccgcgcatagcgggagcttagtgcaccgggctgcccttttttatcTTAGAACTTTGCTTAAGTTTCATGTTTGTTGTTGATCGAAGTTCCATTCTTCAAGATTTCTCTAAGTTATATGTAgcttctcctttcttttttggtTGCTGTATATTATAGTGAAGTTGTTGGAAGTTTTGTCACGTGTCACTGTTATGTTTTGTGTTTTTGTTTGCTCTTCTCATTATTAATAGGTTTGGAGTATCTCCAGAATTTACAGATTTTACCAAATGCTCAAGGAATCTGGTTTGTGGTTTTTCATTTGAATGAAAAGTATTCCACTAGCGCCATAACCAAAGTAGCTCGACGGGTAACCAGAAAACTTACATTAGGGGGTCCAACTTTAATTATCAGAAATCACCTAGACCCTTTATTATTTTGCAAATACACCCCTACATCGTTAAGCTTGATCTTGAGATACCCTTTTAGCGGCTTGCTCAAGACTAACCTCTTTGATAAGTGACGCGTCGACACATTTTTCAAAATTAGTGCCGCTTAGAGCAGTTTCCTTCAGGTCAGGTTGTTTATAATTACAAAGATAAACAACAGACAtctattaatttttttaatcctTACATCTGATTTAGTACTCTGAAGGAAATTTGGCTCTTTGTGAGTTTTCGCATCTTTATGTTTGTTACTGTTCTTTCTTTGTGGTATTGTACAAAGAGGGTTGTCAAATGTTAAGCGAAGTTCACGCTTTTACTTCTTGTTCAAGTCTAAATTGTCGGCCAATGCAAGAGTTAAGCTTGTGTGGGGTGTGATCAGTTTCTGCTTCTTGGAGCATTGTTTGGATTGTTGATTAAATCCTGAAAGTTGGAAGTGGAAGTTGAAAACTAACTAGAACATAGCAAAAAATTGCCCTTTGACCCTGGACAATGTGCGTATACAAAATGTATATCTTGGATTACTCTTCCAAAATCTCCAGTAGATAGATTGATGAATTGCGAGAAATATAATGAAACTCACAGCATACCTGTCaaaaaaatagaataaattaAACTAACAGCACATTCTCTATCTGTTCATTTTGTACATCTATTTGTATCTTCTTTAGTTTACTGTCATACCATGATCAAGTTGTTACTGGAATGGCTAAACATTTCAAATAGTATCTTAATCACGTACTCTCCAGACCAAACATCCATGTGGCGCCCATTTGTTGTTTCTCATGCGTTACTCATGCATTACATAGCCTAACCTAATGTTGATGGATTATACAAAATATCTGTCTGTAACTCCTGCGAccttttctcttgttcttttAGTGGTAAATTCTCTTTCTGGGTAAATTTTTCGCAGCCCTATTGAATGATAACCAATTAAGGTTTGGCATTTAGTGCAATGAATGAGATGTTCCTTCACAAGTCTTGGTACACTCGTTCTTTATGTAGTTGTTGCTCATATTTCAACTAATTCACCTATGAATAATCACTTCGGTATAGAAAGAAGCGTGGATGTTATCAGGTTCCCTTAGGCAACACTTCACATGGAATTTTTAATGATTTGACTTGGATGTACAGTTACAGTCTTACAGTGTCTTGATTGAACTTAATCGAATTTCAGGCGTCTTATGTGGAAAAAGGCATTTGACACAAGCTATGTCGGTTTCATGAAGGATGGAGCGCAGTGGCTAGTGGATAACACTGACATCAAACTTGTTGGTGAGATATTGCTCAATGATCTATGACGTTTTTGTTTACTGTGTGCTTGAATGTTTGAATGTTGGTTACAGTAGTGTTACTTACCGAAACAGAATGTCGGTTACAGTAGTGTTCAACTATAAACAGTATACTTCGTGTATTGTTACGCCTCTATGGTCAGAGGAttcctcttttttattttattttcttgtggCACCTTGCTTGATTGACACGGTTGCTATCTCCAACTACTACCTTCTTTGCTTAGTCCTGACTTGGTGTCTACATTTGGTTTCTGCATATAATCCACGTAGCTCATTATTACCTCCTCTTTTATGGTATCTAGAGTAATAAGTGAAAATTTTCCCATAACTTGCACTTTCTTGTGTGCTCCTTACCGGATCTTTGGTGTACATATACTTTGTCAGTTACAAGAAATAACTCTACATGAATCTCATCAATACTTTATGCTTTGTGTCATGAGTAAGTGGAACATCACGCAGCAATTCATATAAATGCTTGAACGAGTATCTAATTAATAcagatgcatatatatatttgtattatcTTCTCCCTGACTAATATCCGaattttctattattgatataagGAACCTGGATTAATTCTACTATCTTGTTTTATCTTGATTTTTAGTCCGTGTGTATCATGGTTCACGTATTTTTATTATCCTCATTTATTTGTCCATTACTGCCTTCTGTTGACAAATTTCATTGCCCATAATTCATCATAGTTTTCCCATTTGTTGCCCTCAAATTATGAACTCCTGTACTTTGACTTTGTCCTGAGAGGCTTCGGTGTCTTACTGTCTTACGGTTGCAGTTCAGCTAGAGTAAATGAGTGATAATCTAATTCCTGGTTTACCCTTAAGCATTATTGACAGCTAGAAGGATTCATAACTGACATTTGCTTTTGTTTCCAGGAATTGATTACTTATCGGTTGCTGCATTTGATGATTTGCTTCCTTCCCATCATGTTTTCCTGAAAAGCAGGGTAAGTCGTCATATTCGGATTACTGAACCTTTAGTGCCCCCTATGATTCGATACTCTATCACGGGAAAATTGTGGATGCCcctgggtggggtgggggtgggagaTGTGGTTTCAAATGTATATAATGAACATTCTTAGCCTTACCCAAAATTCTGATATTCTGAATTGCCTAATTTCTACTTCTGCTGAGTTTGTATTTCATAGTTCCACGAGAAATGTGGTGATCCAACTCATTGTTTTTTCTAAaggtgaaaaaagaaaaaaacagaaaTGATTGCATATCATTGAGATAGAAAAGCCCTGCTTTCCTATATGGGTGATTCCATTTTCAAGGCTTAGATCAGTTTCCCAACTTGTTTACCAGGATACTTGTTAGCCTTGTTTAACCTTAGTCCAACCGAATACGGTGAAGGGCCGATAACTAAATGATTCAATGTAATATTTCCTAATTGCTACGTGGTCAGAATTTAGAGTTACCTGTATGGTTGCTTCAAGTTATGAAACTCACAAAAGATGAAATCTGAATTGGAAATAGAGTGGAGGTTAGCTGAAcataaacttagaaaaaatttCAACCTTTTGATGGTTGACCAATGATGTGAACTTAGTTTTCTAGATAGTGAAAGCAAGTTGGATGATTTGTTTTCtaaacaaaaatgaaaaaaaaagaagaagaagaagaagataattGTAGTCATCTCTGTTCCTTGTTTTGAAAAGATATTTAGAATGTGTAGAATTAGTCACTTAATTGACATTTATTTGTTCTGATGCCAGTAATAATCCCTTCCCAATCTTATGGTGTTTGAAATATTCCAGGAAATTATTCTTGTAGAAGGGCTGAAGCTGGATGATATAGAAGCTGGCATATACACCGTACACTGTCTGCCCTTAAGGTTGCTTGGTGCGGAGGGATCGCCTATTAGATGTATACTGATTAAGTAATACTGTCCTCGTCTCCGCCTCAACCATAAGGTACTTTTTAAACATGTTAGcttgtatgtttttttttttttgatgaataaCATGTTACCTTGTATATTATCTTGTTCAATGTGAAAAACATTTTATATGATCTTGGTTTTGCATGTACTTGAATCCATTCGATCTAATGCTGACTTGACATCCACACAATTCACGGCATGAAATTCATAGCCTTTTCTTCTCTTCTTGATTATGTGTGTTCAGCGGTACACCCTCTTCTTATTATTTGCTTGGATAAATTGCTGCAGGAAGCACTGGAGATAGCGTTGAATAAGAAAAAGTGCTGCAAGGGAGGACATATTCTCGGAGTAGTTTATGCTGTAATATTATTAGCTTTTAGGCTGAAAACACATAGCATGAGCAAATAATATGTAGATTTCATGGTATGTCTTATGGTTTTATGGATTGACGGAGAATGATCAACATATTTAGATCAGAGTTATTTTTGTCTTAAGGTGCAAATGATTACGGTCATCATATTGCTTTCTACCTTTCCATCCTTATCCTACTACTGAGGAGTCTTGCTATTTTTATCTCCACCCAATAGTTACGAATAAATTCACTTTGAGAGGTAAAAAATTATTCTCGAGCGAGAAAAGACAATTTTTCTTGAGTTTTATGCTATTTGAATGAAAGCTTAAATTGTGGCCTGTGGTGAAATCTTAAAGGGTTAACATTCAATTATATCAAATCTTTCCTCTTCTCTTCTTTGTTTCTTGGGACTCTTCGTAACAATTTCAccagatataaattcttaacgtAACATAAAGCTTAACCACCAAACATTAGTCTACTGCTGGAAAGTCACTACTTTTTGTTTTGCCGCATAAAAATCACTAAACTATTCACTAATCTATTGAAAGTCACTCTCATCGGAAAATAAAAATTCGGTTAAAATCCTTTGCACATTGCTTAAGTGCATGCGACATCACTCGTCTTGGGGTCCGCtttaactgaaaaaaaaaaagaaaaaaaaaaagaaaaatgagatCCATTTAACCCACATACCCGATCCTAATAGCCCAAATTGAAGGACAAAATAGGTTCAAAACCAGAACCCCAAAATTTCCCATACGAGCCGACACTGAAAGCCATGCAGAACTCTGACCTTATTCGTCATGTTCTTTACGTACTAATGAATTTACGCAAACCACTCGTACCAGATTAATGGAGAAGAAAAGTACCGACGACCCTCGCCACCCTCCAAAATCACCCTTCATTAACACTATAAGCTCTTCACAAGTTAACATATTTCTTTCCTTCTGATTGCTTCGTTCGTAGGGTCGATCACATACATGTACGAGTATTAGTAATGGATCTAAGTAATATATATATTGACAGTGTAAATGAATTTTATACCACTATTAGTTTATTTAAACATTGTGGCAGGTAATCTGCTATATTTTCCAGGTTCTTATCGCACTTTTTTTTATGAATGGTTATCTGTGGTTAAATGACTAGATAGTGTAAAAATTCTTTTATAGCACTGTCAATGTACATAAGTTAATTAAACTCATATTATTTCTCCTTAATTGCACATAAACGGATTGCCGAATTCTCTTTAGTTTCTTTTTAAGCTACTCTAAATTAAGATTCAAGAAAAGATGTATGTAATGTATAAGATGTGAAAAAAATTGAGGTTGACTTGATAAAAGAAATATGTGAATGATGACATATCAAGAAACATGCAATTATACTAAATACGTTGACATTATGACACGAAACAATATGCTTACTTGTCTCATTCTCAACTACTATAAAAAGGGGCAGTACGCCTTAGCAAATCACATAATTCAATACAATACTAGTATTTCAACAACATATTTACCAAAAGGTTCTCATATTCACAGCTCAATTATTCAAATGGCTCGATCATATGCTCACAATGTTGTGGGTGTTGGGATTTTCTTGGTAATGCTTGTGGCAATAGTAGAGGCCACTCCTCCTGGAATAGCCAATAATCCAAGTCATTCTCATTGCTCTGATGATGAGATCAAACAATGCAAAAATCTTCCACATGTTTGTCCCAAATTCTGTCCCAATGGCTGCATAACTGAGTGTCGTTCTTGCAAGCCTATTTGCATTGATGGCCCACCTCCACCTCCCTATTCCCCTCCTCCATCAACTTCACCTTCACCTCCCTATTCCCCACCTCCATCAGCATCACCTCCACCTCCATCAACATCACCTCCATCAACATCACCTCCATCTCCTCCATCAACATCTCCCAAGAAGTGTAAGTGCAAGAACAAGAAATACCCAAGTTGTTATAATCAAGAACATACTTGCCCTAGTTCTTGCCCTACTACTTGTCAAGTTGATTGTGTCTCTTGCAAACCTGTCTGCAGTAAGTTTCTCTTCCacatatattttcttttaatGAATTTGACTTATATACGCTGAAGCACGATTAACTGATATGTTGTCGGAGTCTATAACAAATCGGTGACAACTTGATTTTTTTAGTTGGTATTGACTATTAATTTATTGGAATACAGGTTGTGACAAGCCGGGAGCAGTTTGCCAAGATCCACGTTTCATTGGTGCAGATGGAATTACTTTTTACTTCCACGGCAAGAAGGACAAAGATTTTTGCTTGGTCTCAGATTCTAATCTCCACATTAATGCCCACTTCATAGGAAAGCGAAATGAGAATATGAAGAGAGACTTCACTTGGGTTCAAGCCATCGGTATTTTATATGGTACACACAATATTTCTATTGGAGCACAGAAGACAGCAACATGGGATGAGGCCATCGACCACCTCTCCCTCAACTTTGATGGTGAAACTGTTGTTCTCCCCAACAACCAAGGCGAAAGGTAGTGCTTAATTATATTATGTTTCAATAGGTGTATGCATAAGTCTTGTTTTTAATTAGCCAAACATGTCAAACATTTGATTGATTTGCATAAACATGTCAACTACTTTTTCAAAGCGATAAGTGATCTAAAATACAAAACTGACCACTTGGTCAGAAAACTGGAATTCAAAACTAAAATTCAGATCACGACTCTAACTGTGATAAAAGTGATTAACTTTTAAATACAAATCAACAAAGTGTCCACCTGGCGTaaatacattttttatttttcgaGATTTGAAGCTCTTGTGTGATCTGATATCATGTAGAATTATATGACCACCTCATCCAAAAATTTAAGTTGTTTTTGATTTAATTATACATTATGTCTCAACAGGTGGATGTCTGTATCTGGACCAACAACATACATCACTCGAACCAGCAAGATCAATGAAATTGTAATCGAAGTTGAAAATATTTTCAAGATTACAGCAAAGGTGGTGCCTATTACGGAGAAAGAATCTAGAGTTCATAACTATGGCATAACACAAGACGATTGCTTTGCTCATCTTGAACTTGGATTCAAGTTCTTGTCACTTAGTGATGAAGTGAGTGGTGTTTTGGGGCAAACTTATAGAAGGAACTACGTGAGCAGAGTGAAGATGGGTGCTTTGATGCCTATCATGGGAGGTGACAAAGAGTTTTCAACTTCAGGACTCTTTAATGCTGATTGCTCTGTTGCTAAGTTTCAAGCAGTAAATGAGAATGTAAGTTCGTTGAACGATTTGGAGCTGCCAAGCTTAAAATGCAACAGTGGAATTCATGGACGTGGAGTTGTCTGCAAGCGCTAGAGTTTC
The sequence above is a segment of the Lycium barbarum isolate Lr01 chromosome 6, ASM1917538v2, whole genome shotgun sequence genome. Coding sequences within it:
- the LOC132599001 gene encoding cyclase-like protein 2 isoform X2; protein product: MKIPTFLLLITLSQLILNPILSFANSAYPSPYGIETTTSYESTDSDNLIPVRREVYGNGRIFDITHRMTPDMPSWGLEDGLGQFLWLPNSMKNGSLANNSEMKLPTHTGTHIDAPGHVYDHYFDAGFDVDTLDLEVLNGPALLVDVPRDKNLTADVMQSLHIPKGVKRVLFRTLNTDRRLMWKKAFDTSYVGFMKDGAQWLVDNTDIKLVGIDYLSVAAFDDLLPSHHVFLKSREIILVEGLKLDDIEAGIYTVHCLPLRLLGAEGSPIRCILIK
- the LOC132599001 gene encoding cyclase-like protein 2 isoform X1, with amino-acid sequence MPFLESKMRAVCKLLVLAELLAVSTISLAFSSPNDAYPTGYGDEPGSCVGSSDDLRPVRREVYEGGQIFDITHQFNPNTPVGDSDEGIGQFLTLLSSMKNGSDYNFSELRLGVHAGTHVDAPGHVFADYYDAGFDVDSLDLRVLNGPALLVDVPRDKNLTADVMQSLHIPKGVKRVLFRTLNTDRRLMWKKAFDTSYVGFMKDGAQWLVDNTDIKLVGIDYLSVAAFDDLLPSHHVFLKSREIILVEGLKLDDIEAGIYTVHCLPLRLLGAEGSPIRCILIK
- the LOC132644674 gene encoding uncharacterized protein LOC132644674, with product MMTYQETCNYTKYVDIMTRNNMLTCLILNYYKKGQYALANHIIQYNTSISTTYLPKGSHIHSSIIQMARSYAHNVVGVGIFLVMLVAIVEATPPGIANNPSHSHCSDDEIKQCKNLPHVCPKFCPNGCITECRSCKPICIDGPPPPPYSPPPSTSPSPPYSPPPSASPPPPSTSPPSTSPPSPPSTSPKKCKCKNKKYPSCYNQEHTCPSSCPTTCQVDCVSCKPVCSCDKPGAVCQDPRFIGADGITFYFHGKKDKDFCLVSDSNLHINAHFIGKRNENMKRDFTWVQAIGILYGTHNISIGAQKTATWDEAIDHLSLNFDGETVVLPNNQGERWMSVSGPTTYITRTSKINEIVIEVENIFKITAKVVPITEKESRVHNYGITQDDCFAHLELGFKFLSLSDEVSGVLGQTYRRNYVSRVKMGALMPIMGGDKEFSTSGLFNADCSVAKFQAVNENVSSLNDLELPSLKCNSGIHGRGVVCKR